Proteins encoded together in one Anopheles darlingi chromosome 3, idAnoDarlMG_H_01, whole genome shotgun sequence window:
- the LOC125955891 gene encoding clustered mitochondria protein homolog isoform X2, giving the protein MGNPVNINQSANHPDEPTSPARSPRFPRLLKIIGLVVVVVIFVVFGVACYMYFTQPRSTEPPPSTKTDDVVSDSFGNICGVDNQPVSGLPLSGMNMTGRPYKYTFGYNGVSICVPECPQRDIPNEAELYRYYQERQVMYCQYDFNMSRMLHAPEGSLQQYAILALKNESKMARFTKRYGNTNNDICRLCLKNEAHMEPLFYANLFPNILLTKKIYDCTSIQIIYERNLPMFVCKLCANKLDEYVRFRERCIANDDFLRSALASFDMAGSCNGGAVLAGGGMIKREPEDTSTPLVVAGLPPPPPQPQPQPQPHAPQQQCRLGVIPIAELNCALAAAAAAAAAAAARTNGMATQPLGKQEPPDEEKPPTMAEDYRTATVNSGVGQLHQSLSLKSDGTDGEEGEEDVEEEDEEDEEEDEEDDGGRYVCEVCPKSFKVHHHLLVHSHTHLLDNQHTRGTVDTIMDRNVVGPPVATAGAGGKPAYSCPKCAKVFVNRGNLLNHLDTHTNEKSYACDICSKSFKYNVQLRLHMRIHTGERPHKCEICNRGFSQLSNLRSHRKTHSKVKPYKCHLCLKSFTVLDNLTAHSAKCLKDKFRCTLCSKSFAKEGNLLAHLQSHSEGIMEKMFKCEMCPKSFKNKEDWKRHVRVHTGEKPYTCDICSKGFAQKANLLSHRKTHLKPTVIYKCDRCDRTFRTQKVLDLHHPKCTGAEPALRTEPARLVTTSQGGSPSPVLAVTPPVTALATPTLSEALSDLLRYEIALRAPLELQQMLLGAVGSDQPGDTAGVAGSGEGVVGGTVVGGRASGRRYRCDVCFKGYSQYPSLIKHRKLHFKVPPLVKTGKEKTDQNECELRDGMATGDGAIEGEDTPPEPQSASPTGGGAAVAPATFIKDLPSVPGHKGIGSGGGGTITDRPYGCDICGKTFKYNRNLKVHAKLHIRANRFKCDKCTNTFAQAEDLRHHLRTHPIAAERIFSCEYCSNMFRSNEDLKRHRRSHTGERPFQCRRCPKAFTQLSNLRTHTKIHDRENVPSEDGGVETTAPPATVESSSPSVAGADSAGSKKKGGSRNKKQQNGKAKSPPAAGSTTVTANGHVENGVNGHNSSEESETTTGSGEATGADGNATGGDKTKGAGVAGGGGAEDDSNDVMRLMQETGFTVQILSPGVESLSIQVSSMELVQEIHQLLMDREDTCHRTCFSLQLGNTTLDNFAELKNIEGLKEGSVIKVVEEPYTMREARIHVRHVRDLLKSLDPADAYNGVDCNSLTFLNTITQGDILEKKKLRQDSVDCTPPDFIMPGAQERPLLPLQPGTGKKGSPQPLKVLTTSAWNPPPGPRKLHGDLMYLYVVTMEDKRFHLSACPRGFYVNQSTDDTFDPRPASPSYLSHSLIDLLSQISPTFRRCFPLMQKKRTQRHPFERVATPYQVYTWAAPALEHTIDAIRAEDTFSSKLGYEEHIPGQTRDWNEELQTTRELPRATLPERLLRERAIFKVHSDFVTAATRGAMAVIDGNVMAINPGEESKMQMFIWNNIFFSLGFDVRDHYKELGGDAAAFVAPRNDLHGVRVYSAVDVEGLYTLGTVVIDYRGYRVTAQSIIPGILEREQEQSVVYGSIDFGKTVLTHPKYLELLNSAGKHLKVLPHSVYNDKGEAIELCSSVECKGIIGNDGRHYILDLLRTFPPDVNFLVLSKGEGDDEDETVLGKESQAMGFPIEHRHKLCSLRQELLEAFVENRYLMFMKHAAIQLQQCVKKKQDQSKANATEAKEALKAVESESTVATTTASKELVTAADSDLADEKALKKTESAIKQAAAAAAAAAGSAAGTKTLVESLASSEEMNESKEVVKRVCEAVGSLKEYEFDIRFNPDVYSPGIRHVVDGGAAGPACSLRKQKQLVKDAAEFLVKHQIPSFVHECLDHSSAPMDGVTLTETLHSRGINVRYLGKVADLLAKIKQLEYLHTIAVSELIVRATRHIFTVYMQQTDMLSMASAISHFLNCFLTVSNNGWVATTSAANGIGPGGLDEFGSKTTKKQGGGKQNKRGKSGSGGKAAFQTPANDSSEWQTLTSKALWGQIKQELKSYWGYELTVPSVTTIESIDHLIGHFKLQKVSLLRAFCLKTGVQVLLREYNFELKNRATFSDTDIVNVFPVVKHINPRASDAYNFYTTGQTKIQQGYFQDGYGLISEALNLLNNVYGAIHSENAQCLRMLARLSYIMGDPQEALGIQQRAVLMSERVNGIDHPYTISEYAHLALYCFANSQITTALKLLYRARYLATIVCGENHPDIALMDSNISLILHAVGEYELSLRFLEHALALNIRYHGEKSLKVAVSYHLVARTYSCMGDFRSALTNEKETYAIYKQQFGDEHEKTQESFECLRHLTQQAVVLQKKMVCANGNLRNSGLPPIHIQPPSMGSVLDMLNVINGIIFVQISPKEIANFKSEIEKRQKDAATASATTTTPGPAAVQANQEEVDRMLTETMQKTAAGIPFEEQSDDGAKASTVTVEESVKKVEQVSASS; this is encoded by the exons ATGGGCAACCCCGTAAATATTAACCAGTCAGCAAACCACCCGGACGAGCCAACCAGCCCAGCAAGATCACCTCGTTTTCCTCGTCTGTTGAAAATAATAGGATTGGTCGTTGTTGTGGTAATTTTTGTGGTATTTGGTGTG GCCTGCTACATGTATTTCACCCAACCTCGATCGACGGAGCCGCCCCCATCTACAAAGACGGATGATGTGGTTTCAGACTCGTTCGGTAACATTTGCGGCGTTGACAATCAACCGGTTTCCGGCTTGCCTCTGTCCGGCATGAATATGACAGGTAGACCCTACAAGTACACCTTTGGATACAACGGGGTTAGCATCTGCGTGCCGGAGTGCCCCCAGCGTGACATTCCGAATGAGGCTGAATTGTATCGATACTACCAGGAGCGGCAGGTCATGTACTGTCAGTACGATTTCAACATGAGCCGCATGCTGCATGCTCCGGAAGGATCCTTGCAACA ATACGCGATACTGGCGCTAAAAAACGAATCAAAGATGGCGCG CTTTACAAAACGCTACGGTAACACAAATAATGATATCTGCCGCCTGTGTTTAAAAAATGAAGCACACATGGAGCCCCTGTTCTACGCCAATCTCTTCCCCAACATTCTGCTCACGAAGAAGATCTACGATTGCACCTCGATCCAGATCATCTACGAGCGCAACCTGCCCATGTTCGTGTGCAAACTGTGCGCCAACAAGCTGGACGAGTATGTGCGCTTCCGCGAGCGCTGCATCGCCAACGATGACTTCCTGCGGAGCGCACTGGCCTCGTTCGATATGGCGGGCAGCTGCAATGGTGGCGCGGTACTTGCCGGTGGCGGGATGATAAAAAGGGAACCGGAAGATACGTCAacaccgttggtggtggcaggactaccaccaccaccaccccaaccgcaaccgcaaccgcaacctcATGCTCCTCAACAACAGTGTCGTCTCGGTGTCATACCAATAGCGGAGTTAAACTGTGCCCTggccgcagccgctgctgctgctgctgcggcagcagcaaggactAATGGAATGGCCACTCAGCCGCTCGGCAAACAGGAACCGCCAGATGAAGAGAAACCTCCCACCATGGCGGAAGATTATCGAACAGCAACGGTTAACAGTGGAGTTGGGCAGCTTCATCAGAGCTTGTCACTGAAAAGCGATGGCACCGATGGTgaggaaggcgaagaagacgtggaagaggaggatgaggaggacgaagaagaagatgaggaagatgatggaGGGCGGTACGTGTGTGAGGTGTGCCCGAAATCCTTCAAGGTGCACCATCATCTACTCGTCCACAGCCATACGCATCTCCTGGACAATCAGCATACACGTGGTACGGTGGACACCATCATGGACCGGAATGTGGTCGGTCCGCCAGTGGCAACTGCTGGGGCTGGTGGTAAACCGGCGTATAGTTGCCCTAAGTGTGCCAAGGTGTTTGTAAATCGGGGCAATCTGCTCAATCACCTCGATACGCACACGAACGAGAAGAGCTATGCCTGCGATATCTGTTCGAAATCCTTCAAGTACAACGTACAGCTCCGGTTGCATATGCGCATCCATACCGGTGAACGACCGCACAAGTGTGAAATATGTAACCGAGGCTTCTCGCAGCTCTCCAATCTGCGCTCCCACCGGAAGACTCACTCCAAA GTTAAACCCTACAAGTGCCATTTGTGTCTGAAGAGTTTCACCGTGCTGGACAACCTGACGGCGCACAGTGCCAAGTGCCTCAAGGACAAATTCCGCTGTACGCTCTGTTCGAAGTCGTTTGCCAAGGAAGGCAATCTGCTGGCGCACCTACAGTCCCACAGCGAGGGCATCATGGAGAAGATGTTCAAGTGTGAGATGTGCCCGAAGAGCTTCAAGAACAAGGAGGACTGGAAACGGCACGTGCGGGTACACACCGGTGAGAAGCCGTACACGTGCGATATTTGCTCGAAAGGATTCGCCCAGAAGGCGAATCTCCTGTCGCATCGTAAGACACATCTCAAGCCTACCGTCATCTACAAGTGTGACCGGTGTGACCGAACATTCCGCACGCAGAAGGTTCTCGATCTGCACCATCCGAAGTGTACCGGGGCGGAGCCGGCGCTACGCACGGAACCAGCAAGGCTCGTCACCACTTCTCAGGGCGGTTCACCGAGCCCGGTACTGGCCGTAACACCGCCAGTGACGGCACTAGCCACTCCGACACTCTCGGAAGCCTTGTCTGATTTGCTGCGGTATGAGATTGCACTGAGGGCACCACTGGAATTGCAGCAAATGCTGCTCGGGGCCGTCGGAAGTGATCAACCGGGTGATACAGCAGGAGTTGCAGGATCAGGCGAAGGAGTGGTCGGTGGAACAGTCGTTGGAGGACGGGCTTCTGGAAGGCGTTATCGGTGTGATGTTTGCTTCAAGGGTTACTCGCAGTACCCATCGCTGATCAAACACCGGAAGCTGCATTTCAAGGTACCGCCACTGGTGAAAACAGGGAAGGAGAAAACCGATCAAAACGAATGTGAGCTTCGGGATGGAATGGCCACTGGTGACGGTGCCATCGAGGGTGAAGATACGCCACCGGAACCACAATCAGCGTCACcgacaggaggaggagcagcagttgCACCTGCAACGTTCATCAAGGACCTGCCATCGGTTCCCGGACATAAGGGCatcggcagcggtggtggcgggacGATTACCGATCGACCGTACGGCTGTGATATCTGTGGTAAGACCTTTAAATACAATCGTAACCTGAAGGTTCACGCAAAGCTGCACATCCGAGCGAACCGTTTTAAGTGTGACAAGTGTACGAACACCTTTGCACAGGCGGAAGATTTGAGGCACCATCTGCGCACCCACCCGATCGCTGCCGAGAGGATCTTCAGTTGCGAGTACTGCTCGAACATGTTTCGATCGAACGAGGACCTGAAGCGTCACCGGCGGTCACACACCGGGGAACGGCCGTTCCAGTGCCGGCGCTGTCCGAAGGCCTTTACCCAGCTGTCGAATCTGCGGACCCACACGAAGATCCACGACCG CGAAAATGTCCCTTCGGAAGACGGCGGAGTGGAGACGACTGCcccaccggccaccgtcgaAAGCAGTAGCCCCTCCGTGGCTGGAGCGGATTCCGCTGGTAGCAAGAAGAAAG GAGGTTCACGGAACAAAAAGCAACAGAATGGCAAAGCGAAATCGCCACCGGCGGCCGGATCAACAACGGTCACTGCGAATGGTCATGTCGAGAATGGAGTCAACGGTCATAACAGCTCAGAGGAATCGGAAACGACAACGGGCAGCGGCGAGGCTACCGGTGCCGATGGAAATGCTACTGGCGGTGATAAGACGAAGGGTgccggtgttgctggtggaggCGGTGCAGAGGACGATTCGAACGATGTGATGCGCTTGATGCAAGAGACTGGCTTCACGGTGCAGATCCTTTCGCCGGGTGTGGAATCACTGTCGATTCAGGTGTCGAGCATGGAGCTGGTGCAGGAGATACACCAGCTGCTGATGGATCGCGAGGATACATGCCACCGAACGTGCTTTTCGCTGCAGCTCGGTAACACGACGCTCGATAACTTTGCAGAACTGAAAAACATCGAGGGCCTTAAGGAAGGTTCGGTGATCAAGGTGGTCGAGGAACCGTACACGATGCGTGAAGCTCGCATACACGTGCGCCATGTGCGTGATCTGTTGAAATCGCTTGATCCGGCCGATGCGTACAATGGCGTGGACTGCAATTCGCTTACCTTCCTCAATACGATCACACAGGGAGATAtactggagaagaagaagctacgCCAGGACAGTGTTGACTGTACGCCACCAGATTTCATTATGCCGGGTGCCCAGGAGCGACCGCTGTTACCGTTGCAACCGGGTACGGGCAAAAAGGGATCTCCCCAGCCACTGAAGGTTCTGACGACGTCGGCATGGAATCCACCGCCTGGACCACGCAAACTACATGGCGATCTGATGTATCTGTACGTGGTTACGATGGAGGATAAGCGGTTCCATCTGTCCGCGTGCCCCAGGGGCTTCTACGTCAATCAATCGACGGATGATACGTTCGATCCACGGCCAGCCTCCCCGAGTTACCTCTCACATTCGTTGATCGATTTGCTGTCGCAGATATCGCCCACCTTCCGCCGGTGCTTCCCGTTGATGCAGAAAAAACGCACACAGCGACATCCGTTCGAGCGTGTCGCGACACCCTATCAAGTGTATACGTGGGCTGCACCGGCACTGGAACACACGATCGATGCGATCCGGGCCGAGGATACGTTCTCCTCGAAGCTTGGCTACGAGGAACACATTCCCGGCCAAACGCGCGACTGGAACGAGGAGCTACAGACGACGCGCGAGCTACCGCGAGCGACGCTGCCGGAGCGTCTGCTGCGTGAAAGAGCCATCTTCAAGGTGCATAGTGATTTTGTGACGGCTGCGACTCGTGGTGCGATGGCCGTCATCGATGGCAACGTAATGGCCATCAATCCAGGCGAAGAATCGAAGATGCAGATGTTTATCTGGAATAACATTTTCTTCTCACTCGGGTTTGACGTGCGCGATCACTACAAGGAACTGGGAGGTGATGCAGCGGCCTTTGTCGCTCCGCGTAACGATCTGCACGGAGTGCGCGTGTACAGTGCGGTCGATGTCGAGGGGCTTTACACTCTCGGTACGGTTGTGATCGATTACCGGGGGTATCGCGTGACGGCACAATCCATCATCCCTGGTATACTGGAGCGTGAACAAGAGCAATCGGTGGTGTACGGATCGATAGACTTTGGCAAAACGGTGCTGACACACCCGAAGTACCTGGAGCTGCTAAACAGTGCCGGTAAGCATCTGAAGGTGCTGCCCCACAGTGTGTACAATGATAAGGGCGAGGCAATCGAGCTGTGCTCGTCGGTCGAGTGTAAGGGTATCATCGGTAACGATGGTCGCCACTATATTCTGGATCTGTTGCGTACCTTCCCACCGGATGTGAACTTCCTTGTGCTATCGAAGGGCGAGGgagatgatgaggatgagacGGTGCTGGGCAAGGAAAGCCAAGCGATGGGCTTCCCGATCGAACATCGGCACAAACTGTGCAGCCTGCGGCAGGAGCTATTGGAAGCGTTCGTCGAGAATCGCTATCTGATGTTTATGAAGCACGCGGCCATACAGTTGCAGCAGTGCGTAAAGAAAAAGCAAGACCAAAGCAAGGCCAATGCGACCGAGGCAAAGGAAGCGTTGAAGGCTGTCGAATCGGAGTCGACGGTTgctacgacgacggcatcCAAGGAGCTAGTTACGGCCGCAGACTCGGATTTGGCCGATGAGAAGGCGttgaaaaaaacggaaagcgcAATCAAgcaggcggcagcggcagctgcggcggctgcaggAAGCGCTGCTGGAACGAAGACGCTGGTCGAATCATTGGCCTCGAGTGAGGAGATGAATGAAAGCAAAGAGGTGGTGAAGCGCGTGTGTGAAGCGGTGGGATCGCTGAAGGAGTACGAGTTCGATATTCGCTTCAATCCGGACGTGTACTCCCCGGGCATTCGCCatgtggtggatggtggtgcagcCGGGCCTGCCTGCTCACTACGCAAACAGAAGCAACTTGTGAAGGATGCGGCCGAGTTCCTGGTGAAGCATCAGATACCCAGCTTCGTGCACGAGTGTCTCGATCACTCGTCCGCCCCGATGGATGGTGTCACGCTGACAGAAACGCTGCACAGCCGTGGCATCAACGTTCGCTACCTGGGCAAGGTGGCCGATCTGTTGGCAAAGATCAAGCAGCTCGAGTATCTGCACACGATCGCAGTTTCGGAGCTGATCGTACGTGCCACCCGGCACATCTTCACGGTGTACATGCAGCAGACGGATATGCTGAGTATGGCGTCCGCAATTAGTCATTTTTTGAATTGCTTCCTCACCGTATCGAACAATGGTTGGGTAGCGACGACCAGTGCCGCCAATGGGATTGGCCCGGGCGGATTAGATGAGTTTGGTTCGAAGACAACCAAAAAGCAGGGCGGCGGCAAGCAGAACAAACGGGGAAAGAGTGGCAGTGGAGGTAAGGCGGCGTTCCAGACGCCGGCCAACGATAGCAGCGAGTGGCAGACGCTTACCTCGAAGGCGCTCTGGGGACAGATTAAGCAGGAGCTGAAATCGTACTGGGGCTACGAGCTGACCGTGCCTTCCGTGACGACAATCGAGTCGATCGACCACCTGATCGGGCATTTCAAGCTGCAGAAGGTTAGTCTGCTGCGAGCGTTCTGCCTGAAGACGGGAGTCCAGGTGCTACTGCGGGAATACAACTTTGAGCTTAAGAATCGCGCCACGTTCTCCGACACAGACATCGTGAACGTGTTCCCGGTGGTGAAGCACATCAATCCACGTGCCAGCGATGCGTACAATTTCTACACGACGGGGCAAACGAAGATACAGCAGGGTTACTTCCAGGATGGTTATGGGCTGATTAGTGAAGCGCTGAACCTACTGAATAACGTGTACGGTGCGATCCATTCGGAGAATGCTCAGTGCCTGCGGATGCTGGCTCGGTTAAGCTACATCATGGGCGATCCACAGGAAGCACTTGGCATCCAGCAGCGAGCGGTGCTGATGAGTGAGCGTGTCAATGGAATCGATCATCCTTATACCATCTCGGAATAT GCACATCTTGCATTGTACTGCTTCGCCAATAGCCAAATAACCACGGCGCTTAAACTGCTTTACCGTGCACGCTATCTGGCGACGATTGTGTGTGGAGAGAACCATCCGGACATTGCCCTCATGGAT AGCAATATAAGTTTGATCCTGCATGCCGTCGGCGAGTATGAGTTGTCGCTGCGCTTTTTGGAGCATGCGCTGGCCCTCAATATCCGGTACCACGGTGAAAAATCGCTCAAGGTGGCTGTTAGCTACCATCTGGTAGCACGAACCTATAGCTGTATGGGTGATTTCCGATCGGCACTAACTaacgaaaaggaaacataTGCCATCTACAAGCAACAG TTTGGCGATGAGCATGAAAAGACACAGGAATCGTTCGAGTGTTTGCGCCACCTGACGCAACAAGCGGTCGTActgcagaagaagatggtgtGCGCTAACGGGAACCTGCGTAACAGTGGATTGCCTCCGATTCACATTCAGCCCCCGTCTATGGGCTCGGTGCTCGATATGCTGAATGTGATCAACGGTATCATCTTCGTACAAATTAG CCCCAAAGAGATAGCCAATTTCAAGAGTGAGATTGAGAAGCGCCAAAAGGATGCCGCGACCGcatcagcaacgacgacgactcccgGCCCGGCAGCAGTTCAAGCCAATCAGGAAGAAGTAGATCGTATGCTGACGGAAACGATGCAAAAGACAGCCGCTGGAATACCATTCGAGGAACAGTCCGATGACGGCGCTAAAGCGTCCACTGTGACGGTGGAAGAATCTGTCAAGAAGGTAGAACAAGTGTCGGCATCGAGCTGA